Proteins from a single region of Haloarcula laminariae:
- a CDS encoding antitoxin VapB family protein, producing MSKSIRLSEDAYERLAAHKGEDETFSEVVLRLAGERSLLELAGILSDEEAASLRDAVDERREQRGRELEQIAGELEDA from the coding sequence ATGTCGAAGAGCATCCGTCTCTCCGAGGACGCCTACGAGCGCCTCGCCGCTCACAAAGGGGAGGACGAAACCTTCTCCGAGGTGGTTCTCCGCCTCGCCGGCGAGCGATCACTCCTCGAACTTGCGGGGATTCTCAGCGACGAGGAGGCAGCGTCACTGCGTGACGCCGTCGACGAACGCCGCGAACAGCGCGGCCGCGAGCTCGAACAGATTGCCGGCGAGCTAGAGGACGCGTAG
- a CDS encoding type II toxin-antitoxin system VapC family toxin: MLLDTSFLIDLMNGDEDAVEKARELETDLVQQRLSSMTLFELYYGVARATDSEAEREKIEQVLESKPVHPADSAIMRKAGRRSGELMNDGNAVADGDMIIGMTAEVVDEPVLTRNVDDFERLGVDVETY, encoded by the coding sequence GTGCTGCTGGACACTTCGTTTCTCATCGACCTGATGAACGGCGACGAGGATGCCGTGGAGAAAGCGCGTGAGCTGGAAACCGATCTCGTCCAGCAACGCCTCTCCTCAATGACGCTCTTTGAATTGTACTATGGCGTCGCTCGAGCGACGGACTCGGAGGCCGAACGCGAAAAAATCGAACAGGTCCTCGAATCCAAGCCAGTCCACCCAGCTGACTCCGCGATAATGCGGAAGGCTGGGCGTCGCTCTGGCGAGTTGATGAACGACGGAAACGCCGTCGCCGACGGTGATATGATCATCGGCATGACTGCCGAGGTCGTCGATGAACCGGTTCTCACACGGAACGTCGATGACTTCGAGCGTCTCGGTGTCGATGTCGAGACGTACTGA
- a CDS encoding DUF7563 family protein gives MVTTVTCQNCGERVTSEYARVFGNDTNELHACSSCSTQRAVARGAGVDADRDGTPLVHRPDTDEPVRTVTTVDDDPTEQPERYRLETLRDGTWDGPTATSSTGDSQFEALVNR, from the coding sequence ATGGTCACCACCGTCACCTGCCAGAACTGCGGCGAACGAGTCACGTCAGAATATGCTCGTGTGTTCGGGAACGACACTAACGAGCTCCATGCCTGTTCGAGTTGTTCGACACAACGTGCGGTCGCTCGTGGCGCCGGTGTCGACGCCGATCGCGACGGCACGCCCTTGGTCCACCGGCCCGACACCGACGAACCGGTTCGAACGGTCACCACTGTCGACGATGACCCCACCGAACAGCCCGAGCGCTACCGACTCGAGACACTTCGCGATGGGACCTGGGACGGGCCGACTGCCACCTCAAGTACTGGCGATTCTCAATTTGAAGCGCTGGTCAACCGGTGA